In Streptomyces sp. NBC_00483, a single window of DNA contains:
- a CDS encoding bifunctional 3-phenylpropionate/cinnamic acid dioxygenase ferredoxin subunit produces the protein MIPVCRIEDLPPGESIRVTEGVPAPVAVFNADGTVYAIDDTCTHQDASLADGFLEGCFVECPLHEASFDLRDGRPTCPPAKTPVRTHHVTVQDGQVLLHVTVGEPA, from the coding sequence ATGATCCCGGTGTGCCGCATCGAAGATCTGCCCCCTGGTGAGTCCATCCGCGTGACCGAGGGAGTGCCGGCCCCCGTCGCCGTCTTCAACGCGGACGGCACGGTGTACGCCATCGACGACACCTGCACCCACCAGGACGCCTCGCTCGCCGACGGCTTCCTGGAGGGCTGCTTCGTCGAATGCCCCCTGCACGAGGCGTCGTTCGACCTGCGCGACGGCCGCCCGACCTGCCCGCCCGCGAAGACGCCCGTCCGCACCCACCACGTCACCGTCCAGGACGGTCAGGTCCTGCTTCACGTCACCGTTGGGGAGCCCGCATGA
- a CDS encoding NAD(P)/FAD-dependent oxidoreductase → MKHITVVGASLAGLGAVRSLRSEGYDGEITVVGEEQHRPYDRPPLSKAYLKGDVTAGALELGDAEEYEQLGIHWELGERAVHLDCSATSVILANGRRIDTDGVVVATGSTARRLPGTDGLAGVHTLRTLDDARSLRAELLGGAPRMVVIGAGFIGAEVAATAHYLGLDVTVVEALDTPLERQLGAEMGRVCASLHTDHGVRLLCGTGVAELESGGGRVTGVRLTDGRLLPADIVLVGVGARPVDDWLADSGVWVDNGVVCDAGGASSVPNVVAVGDVARRPHPFTGRHARIEHWSNAAESAATAARTLLTGESATPRATPPSFWSDQYDVRIQLAGCVGPGAVVELVEGSYESRSFAALYKEDGAPTAVLAMNRSKIFNRLRRTLIPATVRVAPAVV, encoded by the coding sequence ATGAAGCACATCACTGTCGTCGGAGCCTCGCTCGCCGGCCTCGGCGCCGTCCGGTCGCTGCGCTCCGAGGGATACGACGGAGAGATCACCGTCGTAGGAGAGGAACAGCACCGCCCCTACGACCGCCCGCCGCTGTCCAAGGCCTACCTCAAGGGCGATGTCACGGCCGGCGCCCTCGAACTCGGTGACGCCGAGGAGTACGAACAGCTGGGCATCCACTGGGAGTTGGGCGAACGCGCCGTTCATCTGGACTGCTCCGCCACATCGGTCATCCTCGCCAACGGGCGCAGGATCGACACCGACGGCGTTGTGGTCGCCACCGGCTCGACCGCCCGCCGCCTCCCCGGTACGGACGGCCTCGCCGGTGTCCACACCCTGCGCACGCTGGATGACGCCCGGAGTCTGCGCGCCGAACTGTTGGGCGGGGCGCCCCGGATGGTGGTCATCGGCGCCGGGTTCATCGGGGCCGAAGTCGCCGCCACCGCCCACTACTTGGGCCTCGACGTCACTGTGGTCGAGGCGCTCGACACCCCGCTGGAACGCCAGTTGGGTGCCGAGATGGGCCGCGTCTGCGCCTCCCTCCATACCGACCACGGCGTACGCCTGCTGTGCGGCACCGGAGTGGCGGAACTGGAGAGCGGCGGCGGCCGGGTCACCGGGGTGCGGCTCACGGACGGGCGGCTGCTGCCCGCGGACATCGTGCTCGTCGGGGTGGGCGCCCGGCCGGTCGACGACTGGCTCGCCGACTCCGGTGTGTGGGTGGACAACGGCGTGGTGTGCGACGCGGGCGGTGCCTCCAGCGTCCCCAACGTCGTCGCCGTCGGGGATGTGGCCCGTCGCCCGCACCCCTTCACCGGTCGGCACGCCCGCATCGAGCACTGGTCGAACGCCGCGGAGTCGGCCGCCACCGCGGCCCGCACGCTGCTCACCGGCGAGTCCGCGACCCCGCGGGCCACCCCGCCGTCCTTCTGGTCCGACCAGTACGACGTCCGCATCCAGCTCGCGGGCTGCGTCGGTCCCGGCGCCGTGGTCGAACTCGTGGAGGGCTCCTACGAGAGCCGGTCCTTCGCGGCCCTCTATAAGGAGGACGGGGCGCCCACCGCGGTCCTCGCCATGAACCGCTCCAAGATCTTCAACCGCCTGCGCCGCACCCTGATCCCCGCCACGGTAAGGGTCGCGCCCGCCGTCGTCTGA
- a CDS encoding GntR family transcriptional regulator, whose protein sequence is MASVPAAGGQSHGATLADQAYQEITDRLVTLQIRPGEPVHDARLAADLGLGRTPVREALKRLEIERLIVAFPRRGTFATEVQIADLGHISEVRQELEPLAAARASKRATAADRERLRELLIRVEEESQGAPEHGEIGLLRLDMAVHRAVYAVTYNPYLEATLVNYDNLATRIWCLFIDRLAGLEQHVHEHGQLLRAVIDGDEAKASTVAAEHVENFERAIRSII, encoded by the coding sequence ATGGCATCTGTGCCTGCCGCCGGGGGCCAGTCGCACGGCGCGACACTGGCCGACCAGGCGTACCAGGAGATCACGGACCGGCTCGTCACCCTGCAGATCCGTCCCGGCGAACCCGTCCACGACGCGCGTCTCGCCGCAGACCTCGGCCTCGGCCGCACCCCGGTACGCGAGGCCCTCAAGCGCCTGGAGATCGAGCGGCTCATCGTCGCCTTCCCCCGGCGCGGCACCTTCGCCACCGAAGTACAGATCGCGGACCTCGGCCACATCTCCGAAGTGCGCCAGGAGCTCGAACCCCTCGCCGCCGCGCGCGCCAGCAAGCGGGCCACCGCGGCGGACCGGGAGCGGCTGCGCGAGCTGCTCATCCGCGTGGAGGAGGAGTCGCAGGGAGCGCCGGAACACGGCGAGATCGGCCTGCTCCGCCTCGACATGGCGGTGCATCGCGCCGTCTACGCGGTCACGTACAACCCGTATCTCGAAGCCACGCTGGTCAACTACGACAACCTCGCCACCCGGATCTGGTGCCTGTTCATCGACCGCCTGGCCGGACTCGAGCAACACGTCCACGAACACGGGCAGTTGCTGCGAGCCGTCATCGACGGCGACGAGGCCAAGGCTTCGACCGTGGCCGCCGAGCACGTGGAGAACTTCGAGCGCGCGATCCGCTCGATCATCTGA